The nucleotide window ATGTAGTATTTGGATTTTTTCTCATCAGGCAGGAATTTGAATTTTTCAAATCCAAAATATTCCAGTAAACTCTCAGAAACTGCCATTCCCATATCCAGGGAAACCTTATCATCCATCCAGACACATGAAGCGGAATGATAAGTCATAAGGTGACTTGCATCTTCCCTTTGCTCCCGACGGAAGCAACGGTCAATGGAAAATAACTTAACCGGTAATTGGCTATTTTGGTGTAGAGATTCTAGGGTTATGAACCACCCTGAGGTCATATGTGAACGTAAAGTGGTTTTACTGGAAATGGGAGTTAATTCTTTGAGTTCAGGGAATACTTTCTCCATAACTCGCAGCCCAGTTTCATCAAGCACTTCCAGGGCACTGGATACATCGTGCACCAGGTCATCTCCACTGGTATCTCCCTTTTTGTAACTTCTGAAAACATCTTTAATGCCTTTGATTTTATCCTCGTCAAGTGAAACACCCATGCTCTCAATCTGGGCGATTTTATCCATACTGATCCCTATATCTGGTCGGGGGAGTCCTGCCAGGTAGAAGCAACGGTCTAGAACTGCAGGGGCTTCTGGTCCAAACTGGCGGTAAACATGTTCTTCCTCTATAAACAGGGGATTGAGTGTTTCCTCAAATCCCAGGAGTAAGTAGGCCTGTCTGAGTTGGGCGATTGTGTCTGAAAGTGGATGGGTTCGACCGGGCTGGAAGTGCAGGCGGGGATACTCATCATCGTGGTGTGGATTTTTCAAGTTTTTCCCTGTTTCTACCCAGGCCTTTTCAAAATCCCTTTTTGCCAGTTTTAATATCTCCTTTTTCTTCACTGCACATCCTCCTATAGGTTAAAGATAATATTGAATTGTTTTACCATATTTTTATATTTGTTCATACCCTTAAACTTCTCTCCACTCTACTTAAAAAACTTAAATAAAACCATGTTCAATTTTATACCATGGAAAGGGAGACTTACCAGGCTGATGTATTGGTCATTGGATCCGGAGGAGCCGGATCAAGAGCAGCCATAGAAGCCAAAAAGCATGGTTTAGATGTAATTATAGTATCCAAAGGATTATCATTCAAATCAGGGTGCACCACCCTGGCAGAGGGAGGTTACAATGCTGCTTTTGCCTATGTGGATGATGCAGACAGCACCCAGGTCCACTTAGAGGACACACTCAAAGGAGGGGGCTACCTTAACGACCCTGAACTGGCACGTATACTGGTGGAAGAAGCACCAGAAAGACTCACAGAACTGGAAAGTTACGGTGCCCTCTTTGACCGGCAAGAATCTGGAAAACTCAACCAGCGCCCATTTGGGGGTCAGACCTATCGTCGGACCTGTTTCCAGGGGGACCGCACAGGTCATGAGATGATGACTGCCCTTAAAGAGGAGATTATCCGTCAGGATATTCAGACTGTGGATGAAGTCATGATAACCACACTCTTGCAGGATGCTGAAGGCAGGATTGGAGGGGCCTGTGGGATATCATTATCTGATACAAAATTCCTGGTCTTTCTGGCTAAATCAACCATTGTAACCACTGGAGGGGCAGGATGGATTTACCCGGTAACCTCTAATGCCCTGCAAAAAACAGGGGATGGTTATGCAATGGGCTGGAATGCTGGTGCAGACCTTCTGGACATGGAACAGGTGCAGTTTCACCCCACGGGGATGTTGTACCCTGATTCCCGCAGGGGGGTTCTGGTTACTGAGGCTGTTCGTGGAGAAGGAGGAAGACTCATAAACTCCCAGGGAGAACGGTTCATGACCAATTACGACCCCAGGGGGGAACTGGCCACCCGGGATGTTGTAGCCCGTGCCATTTACAATGAAATCATGGAAGGAAGGGGTACTCCTA belongs to uncultured Methanobacterium sp. and includes:
- the tfrA gene encoding fumarate reductase (CoM/CoB) subunit TfrA, which translates into the protein MERETYQADVLVIGSGGAGSRAAIEAKKHGLDVIIVSKGLSFKSGCTTLAEGGYNAAFAYVDDADSTQVHLEDTLKGGGYLNDPELARILVEEAPERLTELESYGALFDRQESGKLNQRPFGGQTYRRTCFQGDRTGHEMMTALKEEIIRQDIQTVDEVMITTLLQDAEGRIGGACGISLSDTKFLVFLAKSTIVTTGGAGWIYPVTSNALQKTGDGYAMGWNAGADLLDMEQVQFHPTGMLYPDSRRGVLVTEAVRGEGGRLINSQGERFMTNYDPRGELATRDVVARAIYNEIMEGRGTPNGGVYLDVTHLSPEVIEEKLETMLLQFQDVGVDIREEPMEVAPTAHHFMGGARINPQCETSIPNLYAAGEAAGGVHGANRLGGNALAETQVFGRRAGEAAAKNVFKSNFELESASLDREEERIGKLFQNGDYHPFQLKKELQEVMWNNVAIIRREKGLKSALKEISAIKDKMERMIVPDVSGYNQHLLDALELENMVLIAELVTKSALIREESRGAHYRADYPDTKDEWKKSIVLNKDKRMGYVQR